AGAGGATGTGAGACTTACATTTCACAATGCTATGAAGTATAACCCAAAAGGACAAGATGTTCACGTAATGGCAGAGCAGTTATTGGATATATTTGAGACTAAGTGGGCTGTTATAAAGTCGGATTATGATCATGAGATGAGGTTTGCTTCCAGTTATGAGGTGGGCATTCCTACACCTACATCAAGAAAGGCTCCTCCATTTGTACCACCCCCTCTTGATATGTGGAGGATTTTGGATAGATCAGAATCAATGACATATCCTATTATTGATACCAGAACCAAACCCATTACCACTACACCTTCTAGCAGAACCCCTGTTCCAAAGAAGCCCAAGGCAAAGGATCCAAACAAGAGAGACATGACTTATGACGAGAAACAGAAGCTTAGTACAAACCTCCAGAGCCTACCTTCAGAGAAACTGGACAACATTGTACAGATAATAAAGAAGAGGAGTTCAGCACTCTCCCAacatgatgatgaaattgaagtgGATATTGACAGTGTTGATGTGGAGACTCTGTGGGAGCTGGATAGGTTTGTCACCAACTATAAGAAGAGTTTAAGCAAGAATAAGAGAAAAGCTGAGCTTGCCATTCAAGCTAGAGCAGATTCTCAGCTGAATGTGCAGCAGAAGGTAAATCCTTTGACCAAATTTCTCAGCATTAAGTGTACTTTTCTAAAAGGAATTTGTGGTTGATAACTTTCTACTGATATTTGGTTGCAGGTCTCAGCACCAGTTGTGGTGGAGGcaccaaaagaaacaaaagcagGTAAAGTTTTCTGATTATGAGTCTTAATTTCGTTTTGGTTACCCTATAGTATAGTTGTATTGGTTATTTGAAACATTGTTTCTTTTGCTGGCAGATGAAAGGAATGTCTCCACTTTGTCACCTAATCACGTGGAGAAACTGGGAGACAATGGAAGTAGGTCTAGTAGTTCAAGCAGCTCCAGCAGTGATTCTGGATCTTCATCAAGTGGTACTGCTTCACATTTCTAATTTTGCAACTTCTGCCATTGTTATGTCTTATATATTTGGTCTGATGTTTGGTgaactcatttatttttctttatctgcATGATTATTGCAGATTCTGACAGTGACAGCTCCTCAGCGTCTGGATCTGATGTAGGGAACTAATTGAGTACTCAAGTAGTTCAGGTGGTTGCATATTCTCCTGGGTTTGCATGAAATGTTTATGTGACTTTTATTTGCAGATAAATTGTGCACTTTCCTGTGTTTCTTCCTGTTTGTTGATTATAATATGGTATACTATGCTGTTCATCAATGTCACCTCATTGTCATATTAGCGCTTGTCTGCTGTCCAGACTGCAAGTGCTACCCACAATGTAGTAGCAATAGAGATACTAATAGCATGATCATTGTTGTTGAAAAGAATGTATGTTTGCTTAGGATTTGCAGGATGCTTAGGACAGCACTCCTTATTTGTGATTTACTAGTGAAAAAacgaaaacataattttatgcATGTTAAAACATGGTATCTGATTGCCCTTGTACAGTGCCTCTTATATAAGCAGGAATGTGATTGCTCTAGTCAGAGTGTCGTTTGGTGATTAACCTTTTATTGCTTAAGGTCCTGTCTAGTTATGTGGATGATGTTGGCTTGGTTATTGGTGGGTTGGTTCTGAATTCTGATAGTTACATGTGGGTACCACTCACTGGTATGAATACCTTATAGGCTGGGTATGGATTAGTGAGGGAAAAAGAATATGACTTAGGACTTCAGAGCTTGGGAGCAGAAAATGGGTTCAGAATCTGCTCTAAGATTAGCTGGCTAATGTAATGACCTGGCATTAGAAATTGGTTTCTAAATGGTAGAAAGCCTGCACTGTATAAATTGGCGCACACCATGACAATTTGGGTGGGAGGAGATGGTTAATcatcaatgaatttaaaatgttttatgtgATGGATTGTTGGTTGATTACAGCTATTATGACCTATTTCAAATGGTTTCTGATTCTTGTTACATTTggatgatctttgaaatgcatATATAGAGAGAGCATTTTAGGATTGTTGATCATGTACAAgcctatttttttgttttttgaattccaTTTCTGgtgttaaaatttatatttttcatctttcccaGCCAGTGCCATTTTCTTGGACCATCCTCTCTGTCTGAACCACCTATGCACCATCGCCATCTCTGAAAGTTAATTAATCACTATGTTGGTTCTGAAGTTGGATTATATTTATAGGGTCTTCCACTCAGtcacttcttttttgttttcctctaTGCACAACTAATTCCTAAAAGATGATTTAATGGAAGAAGACATTTTCTAAAACGTTTAAAAAAGGGCAGTTTGTTTGTTATGGAGTTGGAGAcctatttttgtgtttgtgttaTTTGCACAATAAAGATGTTGAGATGAAATTACATGTTCTCAAAAACCTGTTCTCTTTGACCTTTACAACATGTGCACATGTTATTATAGGAAACTCATGTCGATTTTACCTGTACAATTAATTACCAGcctctattgtttttttcattttcttaatgtGGTGATTTCTTTCACGGATAAAAGTTACCCTATGATTCTCGTGTATAGTATCCCATGTGTGCACGTGTTTTGTTCTCAACTGTACAGTATACTGGGTTGCATGCAATAATAGCTGTGATGTTAGCTATGGTGTAGATTAGTTGCAGTCACAGCCACCAACAAGTCTAGAGTTCAATTGTCTTAGGACTAGTTTCAAGGTCTGTCATGGGAACCTTGCTATACAATACAGCAAAGCATGACTGTCCTAAGAAACATGCTAAATTGTGGGATAGTTGGTCAAGCCTGGTTATTCTTAGAGTTGTTTTCCGGTTGTATTTTGccatctgttttatttttttcctattaaacTTGTGGAAGAAATGCTTATCTGTGCTTTCTGGATTAGTAAAAATGAAACTGTAATTTTAAAGGATGCTTGCATGCAGATAGGCATTAGTTTTTGTGGATTGTCTATTCTTGCATGGGCATGCAAATAAATGTTTTGTAAACAGTTGAAGCGTTGTCTTGCTGTTATGGTTTTACGCAAGATTTTCCTCTCTATTCTGCATTAGCTAGCTGATGAGAAGCATTTCTTAGCTTGTGATTGGCAATGTCTACGTTTGTTAAATATTAGTGGTACTCCTTATTCACATCACCTTTCCTTTTTCGGTGACAGATCTCAGAAGTTTAGGGTAGATGGCTATCTCCAAAGTTGGTGTACAATGCATTCTGGATTTCGATTCTCATTAGGAATCTGCCTTCGGTGTACAGTGAAGTTCTCGAGGCGACGGATTGTCCTGCCAGTGCAAAGTGTAGTTTGTCTCTCTTGTGGGAACTGGTTTCTTCATGTGGCTTATCTGTCTGCTCTTGCATTTGTATAATACGCCCTAGAATGTGGTTATGATATAGATACAGTGGTTTGTTTTCCTCTAGCATGTGTACATGGCTAACTACTAGTCATTTTAGTTCTAGCTACCTTGCCGTTGATTTTGTGTTAGCAGATTCAGGATTCTTTGGTGCTATAGAATAGATAGTCTGTAATTCAAACTCATGAAGTTATAATTGCttcttaagaaataattttttctgaAGATTGCTGGTTTGTAATCAATCATGTGCTGATGCAGTCTCTTGGATCCACTGCATGTAAATgggatattttatttgttgttaaatgccttgaaaaaaccgaaaaaagtgaaggaaaaaaaaaaaaaaactcatggttAGGGATGGCAATGTGTTGTTGGGCTTGAGCTGGATTTTTCTCCTTTCATCtctaattcaaaatattcaaattcaTCACCACTATTCATCTATAACCTAGCTGCTTGAATTCGATTGGGTGAAGGGGTATTTTTGTCATTCGTTGAGTGCCCAATCTTATCCAGatttcttctcttatttttttaaatcattttaaaaaaataaaatataaatttaaaaaccaaaatacatttctatttataaattataaaactataaaacagaatttaaatttaaacgttaaaatcatataaatcattcatgaattataaaataaggatttatatattatattaaatttaaaattacaatcacataaaataaataaaaaattcattgttaTAAAATCTTAGGTTTGCTTGAGAATATggttaaacttatttttaaaattgtatttattgcatggaaatgtattaaattaatagtttttttatttttaaaattttatttttgatatcaacacaaaatgataaaaaaaatataaagaaaaaataataatttaaagctaaataaatttaattttttaaaaaaatataattgaatctcaatatcaaaaattattttaatttagaaaactaAGATCGCGAAAGCTTCTACttttaaccttttaaaaaatgcttttaccTCGATAAAACATtacattgatttatttttaaatttttattttattttgaaaagttaatattaaaaataaaaaattatttataagtaaaacttatctttaaaaaacatcacCGATACCAAAGACGCACAAAAGCTGAAAAGAATGTAGACCAGTCACCAGAAACTAGTTAAGGTAAATGCAAATTCATCCCCTCAAACTCATGCTCTCTCCAACTTTTGCAAGATGCTCATCCAATCTGAAACCTTATTTCCTCAAAACCAaacctttctcttcttcttctttagatTTTTCACCATGGTCTGGTCTGCAATCATGGAGAGAAAGCCCATTGAACAAAAACAGGTTTTGGGGACCAAATGGCCCACAAACACCTCCCTCTTCAATTGACACCAATGGCACTTCGTTGTTGGACTCTGCTTCTTCTCTTGCAGAACTTGGTGCTCTTGTTCTCTCTACTAGCGACCCTCTCTCAAAATCCAAGCTTTCCCATTTGGCTTTCTCTAAGTGGCGCAATGAGAAGCTTCCTGTTGGGGTATATGACCCTCCTTCAAGACCTGCTAGGCCTCCTAAACCTGAAttggtttgttttcttattgGTTTTTTACACTTTATTCTTTAATGGGTGTCTCTAAAAGCTTGAATTGCTTATTGAAGTTTGGTTCTTTTGTGTTTGTTGTTATGTTTTGTGTTGTTCGTCGCCAGGGtgatttatgggttttttttttatgtgcattATCAATGCCACTGCAATGGACATTTGGTCAAGTGTTCATGAGTTTGTGCTAGTATGGTTTATTTATCGCTTACTTGCAATTGTTCCATTGAACTATTTTCTAGTATCAGGAAGTGAAGATTTTTTATGGTGCCTCAGTGCAGGTATTGCTTTCACAGTATGTAGTTCATGTAAGTGGGATTTGttgctttcaatttcattcagaATTGGACATTTCAGGACCTCACTTTCGTTTATGCTATTTGTGGAATTTGTCCCTTTTACattttagaaatgtcattagcttgtttttctcacaaaagAAAATGCCATTACCCATGTATGTTCCTAAAGTAATTTGGGTAGGGAGTTGATGATTTAGTGATTTGAATATTATTGGTTGATTGAAATTGCTAACTAATTATTGTTTATAGGAAAATTAATTGCTTCAGTTGTTGAATTGGTCGTTGGATTCATGTGCTCATTTCCAGGTTTCCCCAAAGGAAATTCCAGCTCCTAAAGATTCAGGCATGCCTCTTAATGCTTACATGCTTCATAATCTTGCACATGTGGAGCTAAATGCAATTGATTTGGCGTGGGATACTGTTGTTCGATTTTCGCCTTTTAGCGAGATTTTGGAGGAAGGATTCTTTGCAGACTTTGCACATGTCGCTGATGATGAGAGTCGTCATTTTGCTTGGTGCTCTCAGAGACTTGACGAGCTGGGTTTCAGGTCAGTTAATTCATTGCTCTGAGTATTATCGCTTCTTTATTGTTGTACCAAGTAGTATTAATTTCCTTGTCATTAGATATGGAGATATGCCTGCTCATAATTTGCTTTGGAGGGAGTGTGAAAAATCATCTGATGATGTTGCTGCCCGTTTGGCTGTGATCCCTCTAGTCCAGGTAATGTTTGCTCTGAATACATTATCTAGACCTCATTGATCCAGTGGGTGTTAAAATATGCTTGCACAGTGATTTTTATGGCTCTGCATATgccattttttcaattttcctttGGTTTCCCATTCAAGGTTTGCTATCCAAGAAGCTACTAACGTGTTCATGACAAGCAAACATGCATACTGGCATATGATTACTAAGATAATATGTTCTATGAAATAAGAATATGAAATCATTGTGTTTAGATGAATGGTAGAGATTTCTGCAGTCACCTCactatatatttcaattttccatataatatatttagatatttGTTGCCAGATAGGTAAGTTATAGAATTTTTTCCCTCAGGCAAGTGGTATGTGTCTTGTGAAGTCCTTGTTATTTCTGCCTGCCATTTCAGTTCACTCAGCGAAGTTATGATGTGTGCAAGTGCTGGTTAAAGGATGATTCTTACTTTTGATATGCCCATAGAACTCTTAAACGTAATGAAACTTCAATCACAGATAGATTGTacataaaacattttttcatttctatttaaagaggattttttttttctttgttcttctaATACCATGGATTTAGGAGGCTAGAGGACTTGATGCTGGGCCAAGGCTAGTGCAAAAACTAGTTGGCTTTGGAGACAATAGGACATCTAAAATAGTGGCTAGAATTGCTGATGAGGAAGTTGCTCATGTAGCCGTTGGGGTCTACTGGTTTGTCTCAGTCTGTCAGAAAATGGGTCGTGCCCCTTGCTCCACTTTTAAAGGTTTAGCAGACCTTTTAATGTTTAATCTTAGATAATCACTTGTTCATGTGTCTTTAGTTCCATATATGCCATGCAAGTATTTATTTGCGAATATTTTTGCCACATTGAGTAGATTTGTTAAGGGAGTACAACGTGGAGTTGAAAGGGCCCTTTAATTATTCAGCTAGAGATGAAGCTGGGATTCCCCGTGACTGGTGAGAAAAACTGTATCTCAGTTATTGTTTGCATGGAATTCAAAATGTGATGTATTTTAATAGTTAATGTATGATCCATTGACCTATCTTCCCTGACAATCTAACAGAAAATCAATCTTCTTTTAACTCTGCACCCAAAGAAAAgctgtttttaatttgattcttgcATTACCTCTGCTGTGCAGGTACGACAAATCATCCACAAATAAACAGGACGAGGTTACAAAACCAGATACCACCAAGAAGCTTTCTGTGGTATGAGATTTAGTTTCTTTCTCTCCCTCCCCGGGAGAGTTAACATACATGTGTACAATGTTAGTAGCAAATATACTAAGTGGTGTTTCACATTACACTAAGTGGTGTTTCACATTACAGGTTTACGAAAGACTTGCTTCTATCATTGCCATGGAGACTGAAAATGCAAGTTTGAATAAGCCAGCTGGATAATACCTAGGGCGTAGGCAGCTTAGGTTGAAAATCCTAAAATTCTTAGCAGATGGTTGGGTGAcaaattgatttgaagtttCATTTACGACTCAGCCAGTAGCTATAGTGATATAGCTCAAAGACAGGTCACTCTGAATTAGTAGTTCAGAGTCATCTTGTCTTGCATTTTGCAACTCCGGGTAACTGCCAATGCTGGCCCTTTCTGGAGCTTATAGTTTTAGAAGTGCTCTTTTCATCATATTGTCTGTCCTATCATGTATATATGTGAATTTGTATAGATTAGAACTTCTGTTGTTTCTTTCTTGATCAGTTCTAAGAAAATAACTGTAACAATTGAAATCCCTCTTGATGACATTTGGATTCGGTGGCTGTGTAGCAGAATAGGCTATGATATCAGGCTTACTGATTCTGCTGGATCCAtggatgatttttatataattatatagatTAAGCTTTCTGAAAGCATCCTTCAGGTTTAGTTAACAAACACTAgttgttttattattcataaagGATTTTATTTTGGAATCAAGCTGTGGAGACCAATCTAGAAGAGTACAAATGACTAGCCACAAGGCCTGCAACAAGGTGATTCGGCTGTTGTTCCAATTATGCTTATATCATCatcaaaagaaggaaaaagaagtgTTGATAGTGGCTGGCCGAACATTGGGCATCTCAAAAGAAGtcattaaactttgtttttgttgttggacCACATGCAATCCTCATTCGTTCGTGAAAGGGCTTCAGCTAGTGGGGGACACATTAAAATGGAGCTTATTTTGAAGATGAAAGGCATAAAAGCACTTCGACTGGAATGGCAGCGGTATCCACGAGATAGgttttaattaaatctatagAAGACCTATattcattttgatatatatatatatatatatacacgagaTTGCCCGCATGCTGCCGCgggtttataaaacaaatgtacttgatagtattataattgtgaaccagcgct
This genomic interval from Populus nigra chromosome 11, ddPopNigr1.1, whole genome shotgun sequence contains the following:
- the LOC133667829 gene encoding uncharacterized protein LOC133667829 isoform X2: MQIHPLKLMLSPTFARCSSNLKPYFLKTKPFSSSSLDFSPWSGLQSWRESPLNKNRFWGPNGPQTPPSSIDTNGTSLLDSASSLAELGALVLSTSDPLSKSKLSHLAFSKWRNEKLPVGVSPKEIPAPKDSGMPLNAYMLHNLAHVELNAIDLAWDTVVRFSPFSEILEEGFFADFAHVADDESRHFAWCSQRLDELGFRYGDMPAHNLLWRECEKSSDDVAARLAVIPLVQEARGLDAGPRLVQKLVGFGDNRTSKIVARIADEEVAHVAVGVYWFVSVCQKMGRAPCSTFKDLLREYNVELKGPFNYSARDEAGIPRDWYDKSSTNKQDEVTKPDTTKKLSVVYERLASIIAMETENASLNKPAG
- the LOC133667829 gene encoding uncharacterized protein LOC133667829 isoform X1, yielding MQIHPLKLMLSPTFARCSSNLKPYFLKTKPFSSSSLDFSPWSGLQSWRESPLNKNRFWGPNGPQTPPSSIDTNGTSLLDSASSLAELGALVLSTSDPLSKSKLSHLAFSKWRNEKLPVGVYDPPSRPARPPKPELVSPKEIPAPKDSGMPLNAYMLHNLAHVELNAIDLAWDTVVRFSPFSEILEEGFFADFAHVADDESRHFAWCSQRLDELGFRYGDMPAHNLLWRECEKSSDDVAARLAVIPLVQEARGLDAGPRLVQKLVGFGDNRTSKIVARIADEEVAHVAVGVYWFVSVCQKMGRAPCSTFKDLLREYNVELKGPFNYSARDEAGIPRDWYDKSSTNKQDEVTKPDTTKKLSVVYERLASIIAMETENASLNKPAG